Part of the Acidobacteriota bacterium genome, TGCCGCAGCCGCCGTCGCCCATGTGGGGGTGGATGAAGATCGCGTCCACTTCGGGAATCTCGCGGAGCCGCTGGTTCAACTTCACGTTCGCCGTGACGCCGCCCGAGAGCACGAGGTGCCGGAGCCCCGTCTTCTGAAGATAGTGGCGGACGAAGCCCACCGACACGTCCTCGAGCACGCGCTGGTACGCGGCCGCGACGTCCTGCATCGGAAAGTCGCTGGCGAGCATGCGCACGAAGAACACGTTGTTGCTCTCGATGATGCGGAAGGCGCCGGCGAGGATCTCGAACCGCGAGCGCACGACGTCGCCGAGGACGGACGGATCGCCGTAGGCCGCGAGCCCGACGATCTTCCCCTCGTGGCGGCACGGCCGGAACCCGAGGCCCGAGGTGACCGACTCGTAGAAGGTGCCCAGCGAGTGCGGGTACTCGAGGTCGAACAGGCGTTCGATGCGTCCCTCCCGTCCCACGCTGACGGACCCGGCCAGGCCGGAGCCGTAGCCGTCGAGCGTGACCACCAGCGCCTCGTCGAACCCCGACGTGTAGAACGCGTTGGCTGCGTGGCTCTCGTGGTGCTCGACCCGGCGCAGGCGGTCGCGCAGGCCCAGTTCGTCGAGGGCCGTCTCGAGCTCCGCCTGCCACTGCATGTGGTACGCGGTGGCCGCCTTCCCCCACTGGCTCAGCGCGCGCTTCGCCACGTTCCTGGACACGACGCCGTCGACGGACGCCACCCGGTATGCGAGCCGCTTCATCAGCGGTTTTTCCTTGCGTTGATTCGGCTGCCGCAGCCCCGGCACCGGGTCGCGGCGCGCCGGCACGCGCCGGCGCGCGTCGTCGATCAATTGCTGGACCGGCGCGGGCTCCGTGCGCTGCAGCCGCTCCCGCTCGCGCGCGATATTGCGCTCGAACAGGCGCGTCTCCTCTTCCCACGTGAGGAACGGGTAGGTGACCACGTCGATCTCGGACGGATCCGTGCCCGTGCAGTCGAGCGCGCCCTGCAGCGCGCGCCACGGAAATCCGCTCTGCAGCTTCTGACGGGTGAAGCGCTCTTCGCCGGCCGCGAACAGGATGCGTCCGTCCTCGAGCAGGGTCACGGTGGAGTCGGTGTCGAGCGGTGAAATCGCCAGTACCTTCATATGACAGCTCGTGCCCTCA contains:
- a CDS encoding carbamoyltransferase, with amino-acid sequence MKVLAISPLDTDSTVTLLEDGRILFAAGEERFTRQKLQSGFPWRALQGALDCTGTDPSEIDVVTYPFLTWEEETRLFERNIARERERLQRTEPAPVQQLIDDARRRVPARRDPVPGLRQPNQRKEKPLMKRLAYRVASVDGVVSRNVAKRALSQWGKAATAYHMQWQAELETALDELGLRDRLRRVEHHESHAANAFYTSGFDEALVVTLDGYGSGLAGSVSVGREGRIERLFDLEYPHSLGTFYESVTSGLGFRPCRHEGKIVGLAAYGDPSVLGDVVRSRFEILAGAFRIIESNNVFFVRMLASDFPMQDVAAAYQRVLEDVSVGFVRHYLQKTGLRHLVLSGGVTANVKLNQRLREIPEVDAIFIHPHMGDGGCGTGAGLLAFAGNGFRGSALDDVFFGPCYGETEIAASLRSAGLPFDRYSPIEKKIASLAAAGKVVARFNGRMEYGPRALGNRSILYHAQEPAVNQWLNQRLGRTEFMPFAPATLYEHRHECYQRVDGADYAAQFMTITFDCTERMKTDCPAAVHVDGTARPQLVTSRSNPSFHRILSEYYALTGIPSLINTSFNMHEEPIVCTPDDAVRAFLAGNLDYLAIGDFLVAHPSVRR